In Verrucomicrobiia bacterium, the following proteins share a genomic window:
- a CDS encoding TetR/AcrR family transcriptional regulator, with product MNRRARNIKTEIRQEQIARAALVLIARRGLNHLNIAALAREVGVVPSAIYRHYSGKDEVLESVLDLISKILLANVETVCRATPDALERLHLLLMRHIQVVRHHAGIPRVIFSEQIFAGSSARRRRIHQVLEAYLQKIAGIIAEGRRQGQIRANISPDTAAVMFLGLVQPAIILWLMSNGAFDVVRHTERAWHLYRQMLRKDENRTCSRVGSGTRNREAKFSATKKDHNYVSE from the coding sequence ATGAACCGGCGTGCGAGGAATATCAAGACCGAGATTCGTCAGGAACAGATTGCCCGCGCGGCGCTGGTCCTGATCGCCCGGCGCGGTCTGAATCATCTCAATATCGCGGCTTTGGCCCGGGAAGTCGGCGTCGTGCCTTCGGCCATTTATCGTCATTACTCCGGCAAAGACGAAGTGCTGGAGTCGGTGCTCGACCTGATCTCCAAGATTCTGCTGGCCAATGTCGAAACAGTTTGCCGGGCGACCCCCGATGCGCTGGAGCGCCTTCATCTTCTCTTGATGCGGCACATCCAAGTGGTTCGCCACCATGCAGGCATTCCCCGGGTGATATTTTCCGAACAAATCTTCGCCGGTAGCTCCGCCCGGAGACGGCGGATTCATCAGGTCCTTGAGGCGTATCTGCAAAAAATCGCCGGCATCATCGCCGAAGGTCGGCGGCAAGGCCAAATCCGGGCCAACATTTCCCCGGACACGGCCGCGGTAATGTTTTTGGGCCTGGTCCAACCGGCCATCATCCTCTGGCTCATGAGCAACGGAGCCTTTGATGTCGTTCGGCACACCGAGCGGGCGTGGCATTTGTATCGCCAGATGCTGCGGAAGGACGAAAATCGGACGTGTTCCAGAGTTGGCTCTGGAACACGAAACAGGGAAGCCAAATTCAGCGCCACAAAGAAAGATCACAATTATGTCTCAGAATAA
- a CDS encoding cupin domain-containing protein, with amino-acid sequence MKEQPLIDSASEKILSLRAETQYAPNGIVGRTLLRTANSRTVLFGFAGGGQELTEHTSTQHAVIQILSGSCEFFLSGMPRTLKTGDLLYMSPNLTHAVKAMEQFCMLLTLSKPARIPDPAPQIQTALAAQV; translated from the coding sequence ATGAAGGAACAACCGCTCATTGATTCCGCCAGCGAGAAAATCCTCTCGTTGCGCGCTGAAACCCAATACGCGCCCAACGGCATTGTCGGCCGTACCCTGCTGCGCACCGCCAATTCGCGCACGGTGCTTTTCGGTTTCGCGGGGGGGGGGCAGGAACTGACCGAACATACTTCCACCCAACATGCGGTGATTCAGATTTTATCCGGCTCGTGCGAATTTTTCCTGTCGGGTATGCCGCGAACCCTGAAGACCGGCGATCTGTTGTATATGTCACCCAACCTCACGCACGCGGTGAAAGCCATGGAGCAATTCTGCATGTTGCTAACCTTGTCCAAGCCAGCCCGGATTCCTGATCCGGCGCCGCAAATTCAAACCGCGTTGGCTGCCCAAGTCTGA
- a CDS encoding DUF2249 domain-containing protein produces MNKTAQSENLIGPDQVMDVRPIPCSVKHGLIIQTWLNLPVGGHFILLNDHDPVPLYYQFSAQWPGAFTWEHLVKGPEEFRVKITKLKASEEAVAETESACGCRH; encoded by the coding sequence ATGAACAAAACAGCGCAAAGCGAAAACCTAATAGGGCCGGATCAAGTCATGGACGTGCGACCCATCCCCTGTTCGGTTAAACACGGCCTGATTATTCAAACGTGGCTCAACCTGCCGGTCGGTGGTCATTTCATCCTGCTCAACGACCACGATCCCGTACCGCTCTATTACCAATTCTCCGCCCAATGGCCCGGAGCGTTCACCTGGGAGCACCTGGTCAAAGGACCGGAGGAATTCCGCGTCAAGATCACTAAACTCAAAGCTTCGGAGGAAGCTGTGGCCGAAACGGAATCCGCCTGCGGCTGCCGCCACTAA
- a CDS encoding methyltransferase domain-containing protein, giving the protein MTDRMTLPGSELSASKMPGHWLLARLGKRVLRPGGLNLTRQLLESLAIQPSDAVVEFAPGLGVTARMTLKLHPASYTAIEDDEAAAARVRHLLAGNHRQCLVGNAAKAPLPDQSATVVYGEAMLTMQGTEQKHQIVREAARLLQPGGRYGLHELCLAPDDLDDKIKREIKHALSRTIHVGARPLTAREWRAVLEAEGFKVQSEVQRPMRLLEPDRLIQDEGFWGALRFVKNLLWDKEARQRVLAMRRIFVKHRSNMAAIMLVGTKLER; this is encoded by the coding sequence ATGACAGATAGAATGACCTTGCCGGGGTCCGAGTTGTCGGCCAGCAAAATGCCGGGACATTGGCTGCTCGCCCGGCTGGGCAAACGAGTGTTGCGGCCCGGAGGATTGAACCTGACGCGGCAGTTGCTGGAATCCCTGGCGATCCAGCCATCCGATGCGGTGGTGGAGTTTGCTCCCGGTTTGGGCGTGACGGCGCGGATGACCCTGAAACTGCATCCTGCCTCGTATACGGCTATCGAGGACGACGAGGCAGCCGCTGCCCGCGTCCGCCATCTGCTGGCCGGCAATCACCGGCAATGCCTCGTCGGCAATGCCGCAAAGGCGCCGCTACCAGACCAGTCGGCCACGGTCGTTTACGGGGAGGCGATGTTGACGATGCAAGGAACCGAGCAGAAACATCAGATCGTGCGGGAGGCGGCGAGGCTGTTGCAGCCGGGCGGCCGCTACGGTCTTCACGAATTGTGTCTCGCCCCGGACGATTTGGATGACAAAATCAAACGGGAAATCAAACACGCCCTTTCCCGGACGATCCATGTTGGAGCCAGGCCGCTGACTGCGAGGGAGTGGCGCGCAGTTTTGGAAGCCGAAGGGTTCAAAGTGCAATCTGAAGTCCAGCGCCCGATGCGGTTGTTGGAACCGGATCGGCTGATTCAGGATGAAGGATTCTGGGGCGCTTTGCGCTTTGTAAAAAATCTGCTCTGGGATAAAGAAGCCCGCCAGCGCGTCCTAGCCATGCGCCGGATTTTTGTGAAACACAGATCAAATATGGCGGCGATCATGCTGGTTGGAACCAAATTAGAAAGGTGA
- a CDS encoding metal-sulfur cluster assembly factor, translating into MTNNEITEEAIREALRQVIDPELGCNIVDLGLIYKVSITGQKATVVMTLTTPGCPMHESIRWGAQQALLNLAGVESAEVEVVWEPPWHPSMMTKFGRDATGVGSF; encoded by the coding sequence ATGACCAACAATGAAATCACCGAAGAGGCCATCCGTGAAGCCTTGCGTCAGGTTATTGACCCGGAACTGGGCTGCAACATTGTGGACCTGGGTTTGATTTACAAGGTCTCCATCACGGGCCAAAAAGCGACCGTGGTGATGACGCTCACCACGCCCGGCTGCCCAATGCACGAAAGCATCCGTTGGGGCGCGCAGCAGGCGCTGCTCAACCTCGCCGGAGTGGAGTCCGCCGAAGTCGAAGTGGTCTGGGAACCGCCGTGGCACCCCTCCATGATGACCAAATTCGGACGGGATGCCACCGGCGTTGGAAGTTTTTAA
- a CDS encoding PilT/PilU family type 4a pilus ATPase: MKSEGRRLRKQYFDFLYGKGSSFKFTASLHPGFARRWVAGYDAGMDLDSLVGAAANNGASDLHLEPGLPAAIRVRGALRTLEEPLAAKVLVEWARNVIGEEQWPRFLERRSFDLSKTLQGVRCRINVLQSSRGVGFAIRLLASFQATLEKLNLHPDLRKLVEHHNGLILVSGATGSGKSSTLAALIQEINLTDTRHIVTIESPIEFTFRPRRAYIRQREVGRDTPSFEQALLDALREDPDVLMVGEMRDPETMRLTLSASETGHLVMATVHSSNCAEALQRVISAFPAEIQNGIAAQLADCLVAVISQRLRFRPDLNIRVPECEILMASHAVKNFIRNGDFFKIASSLETGAEHGMWSFQRYRKWLETRTNWSLPGQAQQSAESEPPETAAPGPVLPAFLAPPKPASGEKKAAPAPSVGESKSSQRIEIEPVESEFGKILKRPGE; this comes from the coding sequence ATGAAATCAGAAGGACGGCGGCTTCGGAAGCAATATTTTGATTTTCTTTATGGCAAGGGGAGTTCATTCAAGTTCACTGCAAGCCTGCACCCAGGCTTTGCAAGACGTTGGGTTGCGGGATATGATGCGGGGATGGATTTGGACTCATTGGTAGGCGCCGCCGCCAATAATGGGGCGAGCGATTTGCATCTGGAACCCGGATTGCCGGCTGCCATCAGGGTGCGAGGGGCGCTGCGCACGCTTGAAGAACCGCTGGCGGCCAAGGTCCTGGTTGAATGGGCCCGCAACGTGATAGGCGAAGAGCAATGGCCGCGCTTCCTGGAAAGGCGTTCGTTTGATTTGTCGAAAACGCTTCAGGGCGTTCGCTGCCGGATTAATGTGCTGCAGAGCTCGCGCGGGGTTGGATTTGCCATCCGCCTGCTGGCCTCATTCCAGGCGACGCTCGAAAAGCTGAACCTGCATCCGGACCTGAGAAAGCTGGTGGAACACCATAACGGGCTGATCCTGGTCAGTGGCGCCACCGGTTCGGGCAAATCCTCGACATTGGCCGCCCTCATCCAGGAGATTAACCTCACCGATACACGCCACATCGTCACGATTGAAAGCCCCATCGAGTTTACGTTTCGCCCGCGCCGCGCCTATATCCGGCAGCGGGAAGTCGGGCGAGACACGCCCAGTTTCGAGCAAGCGCTGCTGGACGCCTTGCGCGAGGACCCGGACGTGCTGATGGTGGGGGAGATGCGGGACCCGGAGACCATGCGCCTGACCTTGAGCGCCTCGGAGACCGGGCACCTGGTCATGGCAACTGTTCACTCCTCGAATTGCGCCGAGGCCCTGCAACGGGTCATTTCCGCATTTCCAGCCGAAATCCAAAACGGCATCGCCGCCCAACTGGCTGACTGCCTGGTGGCTGTTATTTCACAGCGGCTGCGGTTCCGGCCAGACCTGAATATCCGCGTGCCCGAGTGCGAGATTCTCATGGCAAGCCACGCGGTCAAGAACTTCATCCGGAACGGGGATTTCTTTAAGATAGCTTCCTCGCTGGAAACGGGAGCCGAGCACGGGATGTGGAGTTTTCAACGGTACCGCAAGTGGCTCGAGACTCGAACCAATTGGTCCCTCCCCGGCCAGGCCCAGCAATCCGCCGAGAGCGAACCGCCGGAGACCGCCGCGCCGGGCCCGGTCCTGCCTGCATTCCTGGCCCCGCCAAAGCCAGCGTCGGGCGAAAAGAAAGCCGCGCCTGCTCCGTCGGTCGGCGAGTCCAAATCCTCGCAGCGCATCGAGATTGAACCTGTGGAGAGTGAGTTTGGGAAAATCCTGAAAAGGCCCGGAGAGTAA
- a CDS encoding MarR family transcriptional regulator, translating into MMARLRQLLKTDYETLATFRYALRRFIRFSERAAQAAGITPQQHQALLAIKGFPGRDKITVGELAERLQLRHHSAVGLVDRLMVQKLVARLPSASDRRQVLIQLTSRGEEVLDKLSAVHREELKRIGPEISHLLGRLGRTEK; encoded by the coding sequence ATGATGGCAAGACTGAGACAACTCCTTAAGACGGATTATGAAACGCTAGCAACATTTCGTTATGCGCTTCGGCGATTCATCCGTTTTAGCGAGAGGGCCGCCCAAGCTGCTGGCATCACTCCGCAACAGCATCAGGCGTTGCTGGCCATCAAGGGTTTTCCAGGTAGAGACAAAATCACGGTGGGAGAATTGGCGGAGCGATTACAGCTTCGCCACCACAGCGCAGTTGGGTTGGTTGATCGGTTGATGGTGCAGAAACTGGTCGCGCGTCTGCCGTCTGCCTCGGATCGCCGCCAGGTTCTCATTCAATTGACCAGTCGCGGCGAAGAAGTCTTGGACAAACTTTCCGCTGTCCATCGCGAAGAATTGAAACGAATCGGACCAGAGATCAGCCACTTGCTTGGGCGGCTTGGCCGCACCGAAAAATAG
- a CDS encoding DUF488 family protein, giving the protein MIRIKRVYEPVGRTGEPRFLVERLWPRGIKKAALHMTGWIKGVAPGDALRRWFNHDPAKWEEFQRRYRAELDGKPETWRPLLQAAGNGDVTLLFSAHDIEHNNAVVLKVYLDERLRERKKRAGRGRMQPVSPRSCV; this is encoded by the coding sequence ATGATTCGAATCAAACGAGTTTATGAACCAGTCGGCAGAACGGGCGAACCTCGGTTTCTAGTCGAACGCCTTTGGCCTCGGGGCATTAAGAAAGCTGCGCTGCACATGACGGGCTGGATCAAGGGTGTTGCGCCCGGCGATGCGTTGCGCCGCTGGTTCAATCATGATCCGGCTAAATGGGAAGAGTTCCAGCGCCGCTACCGGGCCGAGTTGGACGGCAAACCTGAGACCTGGCGGCCATTGCTTCAAGCGGCTGGAAATGGCGATGTGACGCTGCTGTTCAGCGCGCATGACATTGAACACAACAACGCAGTCGTGCTAAAGGTTTATCTTGATGAGCGGCTCAGGGAGAGGAAAAAGAGGGCAGGGCGTGGACGAATGCAACCGGTTTCGCCGCGGTCTTGCGTCTAA
- a CDS encoding Crp/Fnr family transcriptional regulator: MVVSALTEFKKSAMIISLRGCQLFTGLPSADLENIAEVTVVKTLEKGAYLFHEGDPAHGFYVVRRGAVNVHRVNAAGKEQVIHVFRAGDTFAEAALASTTGYPADARALESTQVLLVQKDGILALLKRQPELALRMLGSMSSHLRVLVSQLEDLTLKDVETRLANWLVKRCPNLQSDQPVRIELTMAKRVLASELGTVSETLSRTLAKFREQKLLTVKGKTIVVLSPAKLHALLRRNLGE, encoded by the coding sequence ATGGTCGTGTCTGCACTGACCGAATTCAAAAAAAGCGCGATGATCATTTCATTGCGAGGCTGCCAGCTTTTCACCGGGCTGCCCTCGGCTGATTTGGAAAACATCGCCGAAGTGACCGTCGTAAAAACGCTGGAAAAGGGCGCCTATCTTTTTCACGAAGGGGACCCAGCTCACGGATTTTATGTCGTGCGGCGCGGCGCGGTAAATGTCCATCGGGTCAACGCGGCGGGGAAGGAACAGGTTATCCATGTTTTCCGTGCTGGGGATACGTTTGCCGAAGCGGCGCTGGCCTCGACAACCGGCTATCCCGCTGATGCGCGCGCATTGGAATCAACTCAGGTGTTGTTGGTGCAAAAGGACGGAATCTTGGCGTTGTTGAAACGCCAACCTGAACTTGCCTTGCGAATGCTCGGCTCCATGAGCAGTCATCTGCGGGTGCTGGTCAGCCAACTTGAAGATTTGACTCTCAAAGACGTGGAGACTCGCTTGGCGAACTGGCTTGTCAAACGATGCCCCAATCTCCAAAGCGACCAGCCTGTTCGCATTGAACTCACGATGGCCAAACGCGTGCTGGCGTCGGAATTGGGCACGGTCAGTGAAACCTTGTCCCGAACCCTGGCAAAATTCCGGGAGCAGAAACTTCTGACAGTGAAAGGCAAAACTATTGTGGTTCTGTCCCCAGCGAAGCTGCACGCGCTTCTGCGCCGGAATCTTGGGGAATAG
- a CDS encoding DUF2249 domain-containing protein gives MNKKTVTLDVRDDIRCGREPFSKIMKAAAAMQADESLLLIAPFEPVPLFRVLEKQGFVHDGQATESGDWEIRFTRQSGATPTEAALASSPVRQSNGIAPAPAQIVEVDARGLEPPQPMIKILEALVALPAGAELRARTERRPMHLYPHLEERGFTAATEEQSDGSFLTHISR, from the coding sequence ATGAACAAAAAGACCGTAACCCTGGATGTGCGAGATGACATTCGCTGTGGGCGTGAACCGTTCTCAAAAATCATGAAAGCCGCCGCCGCGATGCAGGCGGATGAAAGTTTGCTGCTGATCGCACCTTTTGAACCGGTGCCGTTGTTTCGGGTTTTGGAAAAGCAGGGCTTCGTCCACGATGGCCAAGCCACCGAGTCTGGCGATTGGGAAATCCGGTTCACGCGCCAGTCAGGCGCAACCCCGACGGAAGCCGCGCTGGCGTCTTCTCCCGTTCGGCAGAGCAACGGAATTGCACCGGCTCCCGCGCAAATCGTGGAGGTGGACGCCCGGGGACTTGAGCCACCGCAACCCATGATCAAAATTCTTGAAGCTCTGGTCGCGCTTCCTGCGGGCGCGGAACTCCGCGCCCGGACGGAGCGCCGCCCCATGCATCTCTATCCACACCTTGAAGAACGTGGTTTCACTGCGGCAACCGAAGAACAATCTGATGGAAGCTTCCTTACCCATATCAGCCGTTAA
- a CDS encoding putative zinc-binding protein, with protein MNSENPSPPAPSKPTTVVYACSGYSDAGEIADRIARHLTRDGPAKMSCLAGIGDHSLKSISG; from the coding sequence ATGAACAGCGAAAATCCAAGTCCACCAGCCCCAAGCAAACCAACCACCGTAGTCTATGCCTGTTCCGGCTACTCGGACGCAGGTGAAATCGCCGACCGCATCGCGCGTCATCTCACGCGCGACGGCCCGGCAAAGATGTCCTGCCTCGCCGGCATCGGCGACCATTCCCTGAAATCCATAAGCGGGTGA
- a CDS encoding cbb3-type cytochrome c oxidase subunit I: MEASLPISAVNPPTARPAVAAPLLGATAPSVTLPLIFTLTGLLALCVGIVWLVIQPSILATYHYNQNVIAATHLFVLGWICSVVMGAMYQLVPVALETKLYSEKLARWQFAFHVVGFVGMVWMFRVWNMEQVGHFGTVLAVGVGLFVYNIARTLWRVPKWNVTATSVSAALAWICLTIILGLCITAAKSSTEYEFGSERSPTGTVAALLHGVRLGTAFLRPSGGISTMHAHAHLGGVGFFMMLIVGVSYKLIPMFTLSEVQNQRRAVGSVILLNVGLAGSFVTILRHSPVKPVFALMVVAALAVYGWELKAILRARKRRALDWGVKCFLTAIVLLLPLSVLAVVLSWPALPQNTFSGQLENLYGFLGLIGAVTLAITGMLYKIIPFLVWFGRYSRQIGRSKVPALADLYSARLQALGYWAWLTGLAVTGAAIVLSCETGIRIGCGFLALGVATLALNVGKMLSHYFKLSPFPVPISTLSKTA; this comes from the coding sequence ATGGAAGCTTCCTTACCCATATCAGCCGTTAATCCGCCCACGGCGCGTCCGGCTGTTGCTGCGCCGCTCTTGGGGGCAACCGCGCCCTCGGTGACGTTACCGCTGATATTCACCCTGACCGGTTTGCTCGCGCTCTGCGTGGGCATCGTCTGGCTCGTGATCCAACCCAGCATCCTTGCCACCTACCACTACAACCAGAACGTCATCGCCGCGACCCACCTGTTTGTGCTGGGTTGGATTTGCTCCGTCGTCATGGGGGCGATGTATCAACTGGTGCCGGTCGCGCTCGAAACCAAGCTTTACAGCGAAAAACTCGCGCGCTGGCAATTTGCCTTTCATGTGGTGGGATTCGTTGGAATGGTCTGGATGTTTCGGGTTTGGAATATGGAACAAGTTGGGCATTTCGGCACTGTGCTGGCGGTGGGCGTCGGCCTTTTCGTGTATAACATCGCGCGAACCCTTTGGCGTGTGCCGAAGTGGAATGTCACAGCCACGTCTGTGAGCGCGGCGCTTGCTTGGATTTGCCTGACTATAATTCTGGGCCTCTGCATCACGGCGGCGAAATCAAGCACCGAATACGAATTTGGATCCGAACGGTCTCCCACCGGGACAGTGGCCGCGCTCCTTCACGGAGTAAGGTTGGGGACGGCTTTTCTAAGGCCCTCTGGGGGTATCAGCACTATGCACGCTCATGCGCATCTGGGTGGCGTGGGTTTCTTTATGATGCTGATCGTTGGTGTATCCTACAAACTCATCCCGATGTTCACGCTGAGCGAAGTGCAGAACCAGCGCCGTGCGGTGGGCAGTGTCATCCTGCTCAACGTTGGGCTGGCGGGTTCTTTCGTAACGATTCTGCGCCACAGTCCGGTGAAGCCGGTTTTTGCCCTGATGGTGGTTGCGGCGCTGGCGGTTTACGGCTGGGAACTCAAGGCCATTCTGCGCGCCCGCAAACGCCGGGCGCTGGATTGGGGAGTCAAGTGCTTTTTGACAGCCATCGTGCTGCTATTGCCGCTGTCCGTACTGGCGGTTGTGCTGTCCTGGCCCGCTTTGCCGCAGAACACATTTAGCGGACAACTCGAAAACCTCTACGGTTTCCTCGGACTGATCGGAGCGGTCACCTTGGCTATCACCGGCATGCTCTACAAAATCATCCCCTTTCTTGTCTGGTTCGGCCGTTACAGCCGGCAAATCGGCCGCAGTAAAGTTCCCGCGCTGGCGGACCTTTATTCCGCCCGGCTGCAAGCGCTGGGTTACTGGGCCTGGCTGACCGGGCTTGCCGTAACGGGTGCAGCCATCGTCTTGTCCTGCGAAACAGGCATCCGCATCGGTTGCGGTTTCCTGGCCCTGGGAGTGGCGACTCTCGCGCTGAACGTCGGCAAAATGCTCTCCCATTATTTCAAACTAAGTCCATTTCCTGTGCCAATTTCAACCTTGTCCAAAACAGCATGA
- a CDS encoding nitrous oxide-stimulated promoter family protein, which yields MKITVDQSASDTIASVTRETKPIAFPDTRLNREWKTMEVVIKIYCRDHHGMSEAPCPECQRLLDYAAVRLERCRFGAEKPTCANCPVHCYQRDRREQVKAVMRYAGPRMVWEHPVMSLRHWLDGFRKAPEV from the coding sequence ATGAAAATTACCGTTGACCAAAGCGCATCGGACACTATCGCCAGCGTCACACGAGAAACCAAACCCATTGCTTTCCCGGACACGCGGCTGAACCGGGAATGGAAGACAATGGAAGTGGTGATAAAAATCTATTGCCGGGATCATCATGGCATGTCGGAGGCGCCATGCCCGGAATGTCAAAGGCTTTTGGATTATGCAGCGGTGCGGCTGGAACGCTGCCGGTTCGGCGCGGAAAAACCGACGTGCGCGAACTGTCCTGTCCATTGCTACCAGCGCGACCGCCGCGAGCAGGTAAAGGCGGTGATGCGTTATGCCGGGCCGCGCATGGTATGGGAACATCCAGTCATGAGCCTGCGCCACTGGCTGGATGGTTTTAGAAAAGCCCCGGAAGTCTGA
- a CDS encoding cupin domain-containing protein, translating into MSQNKNSTEDKLEPARAVNVAALADYQSGAIVSREILKGANGKVMVFAFDQGEGLSEHTSPFNALVQIVEGEAEITISGQPHHVKGGELILMPAQQPHALKALQRFKMILTMTRP; encoded by the coding sequence ATGTCTCAGAATAAGAATTCAACGGAAGACAAGTTGGAGCCTGCCCGCGCGGTTAATGTCGCCGCGTTGGCGGATTACCAGAGCGGGGCGATTGTCAGCCGGGAAATTTTAAAAGGCGCCAACGGCAAGGTCATGGTGTTTGCCTTCGATCAAGGGGAAGGTTTGAGCGAGCACACTTCCCCGTTCAACGCCCTGGTCCAGATAGTCGAAGGCGAAGCGGAAATCACAATTTCCGGCCAGCCGCATCATGTCAAGGGCGGTGAATTGATCCTGATGCCCGCCCAGCAGCCCCACGCGCTCAAAGCACTCCAGCGCTTCAAGATGATCCTGACTATGACTCGTCCCTGA